ATACGGACACAAATCTTTCTGCCATCTCATCGGGGTCATCTGTCGGCTCCTCCTGGTATTGCTTCCAACGGGACAAATTTTTTTTGATAAACAATGATTCTCTCATAGTGAGTCAATTCCCTTTTAAAATCCGGATATCTACCTACAGTAATGGGTTACTTATGGGGAAGTATCGGCAAACATACTAAAACGTCAAACAATATATAAACAAATATGTAAATTTGAGTATGAGCAATATAAAAATACCAACTTCCTTTAATATAGACCTGGAATTTGAAACAGCAGATATCATGCGCCGCTTTCTTGCCTGGCTCATTGATTTTGCTATCCGGTTATGTTATTACCTGTTGGTGTACATGGTATTAAGCTCTTTCAGGTTGGACAGCACAGAAAGTTCCATCCTGAGTATACTCGTGTTATCCTTACCACTGCTATTTTATTTCCTGGTAGCAGAAATTGCGATGGGTGGACTCACACCCGGCAAACAGGCGCTGGATCTGAAAGTGATCAGTTTATCGGGCACACGGCCTACGGTGAGCCAACACCTGATACGTTGGGTGTTTCGGCTCATAGAATCACCACTGATGGCCTGGGCATTTTTTATACCTGTGATTATCCCTGTTGTATCTATTGCACGTACCCCTTACAGCCAGCGGCTGGGCGATGTAATAGCCGGTACCATTGTGATCAGTACAAAAAGAAAGGGCAGCATAGAAGACACCATTTTCAGGGACATGTCCAATTCAGATTATCAGCCGCAATTTCCGCAGATTACAAAATTATCTGACAGGGATATGAATAAGGTGAAAGACCTGCTGGACAGGGCGCTGAAAGCCGGTGATGATGAGCTGGCAGCCAGGGTGGCATTCCGGGTAAAAGAGGTATTACATATTGAATCTGATCTGGCCCACACCCATTTCCTGGAAACAGTGCTGAATGATTATAACTACTATACAACAAAAGATAATTAATAAGAAAGACGTCTGTGGAAGACGTCTTTTTTATTAATTATCTTTTATCACATAAGTGTCCGTCCATTTATCATGCAATGGCGCACTGCCAAAGCCTGTCAACGGTTCAAACGGCACCAGTCGTGTCACTCCCCGAAGCAACGCTTTGCTTACCGACATTGGCTGTTCATCATGTCGTACCACCCGTGTTTTTGTGATCATTTTACCAACGGTGCGGCCATTTACATAGCCTTCCATCAGACCATAGTAGACAACAAAAAGTACAGCAAAGAGGATTTGTAATTCAAGGGTGCCCAGTTCTTCCGTAGCATCTGACAATGTGTAAAAAGCTACTATTAAAACCAATAGTATGCCTAGTACAACAATGTAATCAATAACAAAATTTGCAAAACGATGCCACCTGGTGGCAGGTTCAAAAGTGTGCGCTTCTTTCAGATCAGAAAGCAGATCATGGCTGTTTGTTTCATTTACTTGTTCCATAAGTTGATAGGTAAATAGTTAATGATCATACGATCAGGTACAGGAAACATAAGTATTATATACAATGTAATTAATTATAATGTAAAAATCATTCTCTCCACGAAAATTCTTCCTGATATTTATTGCCCGGTTATTGTAGCATACTTATGTCAGACAAGGATTTGAGATAAAAAACATCACTTGTGCATAACAATTGCAACACATACATAGTTCGCAGGTTTTAAGCCCGGAAAGCGCATTCATCTTTGACTTTTAAAAAAAATATTATGAGATTTCTTTCACAAAATTTGGATTTCCAACGCATTGTGTTACCTTTGCCCCGGCAAGTCTTATACGACCAGCTCCTACTGAACTCCCCCAGGACAGGAATGTAGCAAGGGTAGGTGGTTGAAGCGGTGCGATATAAGTAACTTGCCTTTTTTTTCTTTTTTAAAGTCATTAGTCGCTCGTCAATAGTCCTTTGGTTGCGATTTTCTCCACCTCTCTCACTAATGACAGTGTACTCCACAAATGATCAAATAATTCTGACAAACTAATTTTTATAGTATGAAATTCTTTATCGATACAGCTAATCTGGCACAAATACAGGAGGCTCATGATCTTGGTGTTCTGGACGGTGTTACCACCAACCCAACCCTGATGGCAAAAGAAGGTATTAAGGGAGACGCCGCTATTCTGAAACATTACGAAGCTATCTGCGAAATTGTAGACGGTGATGTAAGTGCAGAAGTACTTTCTACCGATTTCAAGACAATTGTTGAAGAAGGAAAGAAACTCGCAGCTATTCACCCGAATATCGTAGTGAAAGTGCCGATGATCAAAGACGGCGTAAAAGCCATGAAATGGTTTACCGAAAACGGTATCAGAACCAACTGTACACTGGTATTTTCTGCAGGTCAGGCTATCCTGGCGGCTAAAGCCGGTGCTGCTTACGTATCTCCTTTCATTGGCCGTATAGACGACAGCAACTGGGATGGTGTGGAACTGATCGCACAGATTGCACAGATCTACAGCATACAGGGATTCAAAACTCAGATCCTGGCAGCATCTATCCGCAGCGCACTCCACATTGTAAAATGTGCAGAAGTTGGTGCAGACGTATGTACCTGCCCGTTAGACTCTATTCTCGGACTGTTGAAACATCCTTTAACAGATATTGGCCTCGCCAAATTCCTGGAAGATGCAAAGAAAATGTAGTCTTTAAGATATTTTTTAGATGGTGTGTCCCCGGTGCAGTTATTGCGCCGGGGATTTTTTTTGTAAATTGTTTACTTAAACAATTACCGGATGGCCAAATATATTCTTGCATTAGACCAGGGCACGACCAGTTCCCGCGCTATCATTTTTGATCACCAGGGTGGTATTAAAGCAATAGCGCAAAAGGAATTCAGGCAAATATTTCCACAACCCGGATGGGTAGAGCACGATGCCATGGAGATATGGACCTCACAAGCCAGCGTAGCGGCGGAAGTCCTGCTCAAAGCACGTGTAACCGGTGCAGATATCGCAGCCATCGGTATTACCAATCAACGCGAAACCACCATTGTATGGGATAGAAAAACCGGCAAACCCATTCACAACGCTATCGTATGGCAGGATCGCCGCACCGCCGCCTATTGCGATGCGTTGAAAAAAGAAGGCAAAGAACCCCTCGTACAAAGTAAAACAGGACTCATCATAGATGCGTACTTCTCCGCTACCAAAGTAAAGTGGCTGCTGGACAACGTTCCGGACGCAAGAAAGAAAGCAGAGAACGGCGAACTCGCCTTTGGTACCGTAGACAGCTGGCTGACCTGGAATTTCTCCAACGGCCAGCTACATATCACCGACGTGAGTAATGCTTCCCGCACATTGTTGTATAATATCCACGATATGAAATGGGATGAGGAATTACTCGCCCTCTTTGAAATACCAGCTTCCATGCTACCGGAAGTAAAACAATCCAGCGAAGTATACGGCTATTCAGAAGCTAACCTTACCCCCTACCGTATTCCTATCGCGGGTATTGCAGGCGACCAGCAGGCAGCCCTGTTCGGACAGCTGTGCACTACACCGGGCATGATCAAGAACACTTATGGTACCGGCTGTTTTATGGTGATGAATACCGGCGAAAAGCCCATCCCTTCTAAAAACAACCTGCTCACTACAGTGGCCTGGCAGATAAACGGTAAAACCAGCTATGCACTGGAAGGCAGCATCTTCATTGGTGGCGCTGTGGTGCAATGGCTCCGTGATGGACTAGGTATCATCCGCCATTCTGCTGATGTGGAAAAGCTGGCAGCTACTGTGCCGGATAGCGATGGCGTTTATATGGTGCCTGCCTTTGCAGGATTAGGCGCCCCTTACTGGAATCAGCATGCACGTGGCACCATGGTGGGGCTCACCCGTGGCTCCAGTGCGGCACATATTGCGCGCGCTGCGCTGGACAGCATCGCCTATCAAACCATGGATGTGCTGAAAGCCATGGAGGCTGATGCAGGCATGCCTATCAAAGAACTGCGTGTAGACGGCGGCGCTACAAAGAACAACCTGCTCATGCAATTCCAGGCCGACCTCCTACAGGTACGTGTAGTCCGCCCCGTTATAACGGAAACGACTGTACTCGGCGCTGCTTATCTCGCCGGACTGGCAGTAGGTTATTGGGATAGCATCGAATCCATTGCAGAACAATGGCAGGTAGATGCCACCTTCGACGCCGCTATGGAAGAGACGCAGCGCAACAAACTTTGCGGTGGCTGGAAACGCGCCATCAAAGCCGCGCAAGCCTGGACCGAAGAATAAGTGTCAAGCAAACAAATTATATTCCGTCATTCGCCATCTGTAATTCTTATTTATGTCACCTTTTTTAGCCGAAATACTCGGAACTGCATTTATCATTGCACTCGGAGATGGTGTAGTCGCCAACGTTATCCTGAATAAATCCAAAGGCAACCAGGGCGGATGGATCGTTATTACCATGGGATGGGCCATGGCTGTATTTGTTGGCGTGTATTGCGCCGGACAATACAGCGGCGCCCACCTGAACCCTGCTGTCACCATAGCCCTCGCTATCAAGGGAGATTTCAGCTGGGCCCTGGTACCTTCGTATTTCGCCGCACAAATGATGGGCGCCATGCTCGGTGCATTCCTCGTCTGGATAAGCTACAAGAAACAATTTGACGCTACTGCTGACGCAGAAACCAAGCTGGCTGTATTTTGTACGATACCGGCTATACGAAATCCCTGGTATAATTTTCTGACTGAGTTTGTAGCCACCCTCGTTTTTATTCTGGCTGTATTCTTCATCACCAAACCAGCCACCGGTATAGGGTCGCTGGATGCTTTACCCGTGGCATTTTTAGTGCTGGCTATCGGATTATCATTGGGCGGGCCTACCGGCTATGCTATCAATCCGGCCAGGGACCTGGGTCCCAGGATCATGCATGCGATACTACCTATTTCCGGGAAACGCAACAGCGACTGGGGATATGCCTGGGTACCGATTGTAGGACCACTGGCAGGCGCAGCAGCAGCGGCTGTTATATTTAAATGCTTCCTTCAATAATTCTTCCGGGTTCAGGATAAGCCATCTCCGCGGAATGGCTTATCCTGAACCCGGAAATATCAACATTTAACCTCTCATCAACATATAAACTTTCATTATTTTCTGAAAGTTTTGTAACTTTGATAAACTTTTGACAATGGTATAGCATTTGCCGGACAGCTATGATTACAAGGTGTTAAATTATTCAGCGCGACACATCCGCATTTTGCTGTACAAATTAAACAGATGAATTATGATTCAGCCTAACATTCCGGCAACAACTCAACCGCGTGTAGTAATTGTAGGAGGCGGATTCGGTGGCATCAACCTGGCCAAACACCTCAAAAATGCACCCGTACAGGTAGTATTATTGGATAGAAATAATTATCACCTCTTTCAACCGCTGCTCTACCAGGTATCCACTGCCGGGCTG
The Chitinophaga sp. MM2321 DNA segment above includes these coding regions:
- a CDS encoding RDD family protein, coding for MSNIKIPTSFNIDLEFETADIMRRFLAWLIDFAIRLCYYLLVYMVLSSFRLDSTESSILSILVLSLPLLFYFLVAEIAMGGLTPGKQALDLKVISLSGTRPTVSQHLIRWVFRLIESPLMAWAFFIPVIIPVVSIARTPYSQRLGDVIAGTIVISTKRKGSIEDTIFRDMSNSDYQPQFPQITKLSDRDMNKVKDLLDRALKAGDDELAARVAFRVKEVLHIESDLAHTHFLETVLNDYNYYTTKDN
- a CDS encoding RDD family protein — protein: MEQVNETNSHDLLSDLKEAHTFEPATRWHRFANFVIDYIVVLGILLVLIVAFYTLSDATEELGTLELQILFAVLFVVYYGLMEGYVNGRTVGKMITKTRVVRHDEQPMSVSKALLRGVTRLVPFEPLTGFGSAPLHDKWTDTYVIKDN
- the fsa gene encoding fructose-6-phosphate aldolase translates to MKFFIDTANLAQIQEAHDLGVLDGVTTNPTLMAKEGIKGDAAILKHYEAICEIVDGDVSAEVLSTDFKTIVEEGKKLAAIHPNIVVKVPMIKDGVKAMKWFTENGIRTNCTLVFSAGQAILAAKAGAAYVSPFIGRIDDSNWDGVELIAQIAQIYSIQGFKTQILAASIRSALHIVKCAEVGADVCTCPLDSILGLLKHPLTDIGLAKFLEDAKKM
- the glpK gene encoding glycerol kinase GlpK, with protein sequence MAKYILALDQGTTSSRAIIFDHQGGIKAIAQKEFRQIFPQPGWVEHDAMEIWTSQASVAAEVLLKARVTGADIAAIGITNQRETTIVWDRKTGKPIHNAIVWQDRRTAAYCDALKKEGKEPLVQSKTGLIIDAYFSATKVKWLLDNVPDARKKAENGELAFGTVDSWLTWNFSNGQLHITDVSNASRTLLYNIHDMKWDEELLALFEIPASMLPEVKQSSEVYGYSEANLTPYRIPIAGIAGDQQAALFGQLCTTPGMIKNTYGTGCFMVMNTGEKPIPSKNNLLTTVAWQINGKTSYALEGSIFIGGAVVQWLRDGLGIIRHSADVEKLAATVPDSDGVYMVPAFAGLGAPYWNQHARGTMVGLTRGSSAAHIARAALDSIAYQTMDVLKAMEADAGMPIKELRVDGGATKNNLLMQFQADLLQVRVVRPVITETTVLGAAYLAGLAVGYWDSIESIAEQWQVDATFDAAMEETQRNKLCGGWKRAIKAAQAWTEE
- a CDS encoding MIP/aquaporin family protein, whose protein sequence is MSPFLAEILGTAFIIALGDGVVANVILNKSKGNQGGWIVITMGWAMAVFVGVYCAGQYSGAHLNPAVTIALAIKGDFSWALVPSYFAAQMMGAMLGAFLVWISYKKQFDATADAETKLAVFCTIPAIRNPWYNFLTEFVATLVFILAVFFITKPATGIGSLDALPVAFLVLAIGLSLGGPTGYAINPARDLGPRIMHAILPISGKRNSDWGYAWVPIVGPLAGAAAAAVIFKCFLQ